ACCCCGTCACGAGGGAACTGGTGAGCTTCCCCCGCCCGTCGCAGATCGGCGAAGAGCTGAAGCCCGGCGAGAGCCGCGAGTTGCCGCTGATCGTCGACGTGCCCGCTAACGCCCCGCGGGCCGACCTGATCATCACGATGATCCAGGTCGGATGCGCCTGGTTCTCCGAAGCGGGCGACCCCGGCGCCATCCGGATAACCCTGCGGTGACAACCCGCCACCGTTTCCTTGCGGTGCTCGGCAAATCCCTTGCCCGGTGCCGCGGCGGCCGGTAAACCTGTCGCCGCCATGGGGCGGCGGTCGTGACACCGGTGGTTGAAGCCGGGAGCTGGCATGGCCCGGCACGAAAAGACGACCAGCACGGGAAACGGATCGGATGGAACGTCCGCAAGACACCGAAGACTTTCATCGCGCCGCGCGATCGCTTCTGGAAGCGTCCGCGCGGGTCGGGTCCAATCCCCTCTACGTCCAGGGAGCCGGCGGCAACACGTCGCTGAAGATGGGTGACGTGCTGCGGGTGAAGGCCTCCGGAACCCGGCTGGCCGACGCGCTGGTCTCGGACGTGTTCGTGGACGTCAGCCTGTCGCGGGTCCGCCAGGGTGTGCGCGACGGCGCCGCCGATCCGGTGGCCGGGGCCGCCCTCGGCGCCGGCGGGCTGCGCCCGTCCATCGAGACGACGCTCCACGCGCTGATGCCGCATCCGGTGGTCTTCCACGTCCATTGCGTGAACACGCTCGCCTGGGCCGTCCAGCCCGCCGCGGCAGCGGCGCTCGTCGCGCGGCTGGACGGGCTGGCCTGGGCGATGGTCCCCTACTGCAAGCCTGGCCTGGACCTGACGCGGGCGGTCGCGGCCGCGGTCGCGGAACGGCCCGCCGATGCGCCGGCGGATGTGGTGATCCTGGCCAACCATGGCCTGATCGTCGGCGGCGCCGACTGCGCGGCGGTGGAAGCCCTGCTCGACGAGGTGGCCGGCCGGCTGCGGGTCGCCCCCCGTCCCGCCGGGAACCCCGACCGGGCACGACTGGAGGAAATCGCCGCAGGCAGCGGTTACCGCCCGACCCGCCGGGACGAGGCGCACGGGCTGGCCCTGTCGCCGGCCGCGGTGCGGATCGCGGCGTCCGGCTCGCTCTATCCCGACCATGTCGTCTTTCTCGGCCCAGGGGTGGCGGTCGCCGAGGACCGCGCCGCGCTGGACCGCGTGGTGTCGGCCAGCGGCGCCCTTCCCTTCCGTCCCGTGGTGCTGGTCCCCGGCGCCGGCGTCCTGGTGCCCGAAGGGCTCGGCGAGGCCGGCGAGGAAATGGTCGCCGCCCTCGCCATGGTCGTTGCCCGGATTCCCGACGGCGCCGGCGTGTCCTGCCTTTCCGCCGCCGACGAGCAGGCCCTCCTGAACTGGGACGCGGAAAAGTACCGCCAGTCGCTCCAGACCTCGCAAACCCTCCAGCCACGCTGAACCGCCATGCAGATCGTCATTCCCATGTCCGGCTTCGGCGAGCGTTTCCGCCGCGCCGGCTACACGGTTCCGAAGCCGCTGATCGAGGTCGACGGCAAGCCGATCATCGAGCATGTCGTCGGGCTGTTCCCCGGCGCCACGTCCGTCTTCTTCATCGTCAACCGGGATCACCTGGACGAGCCGGCCTACCGCCTGCGCGAGACGCTGGAGCGGATCGCCCCGTCGGGCCGGATCCTGCCGATCGATCCGCACAAGCTGGGGCCGATCAACGCCGTCCTCCAGGTGGCCGACGCCATCGACATGGACGCGCCGACCATCGTCAATTATTGCGACTTCACCTGCCTGTGGGACTTCGACGCCTTCCAGGCGCACGCGCGGGAGACCGGCTGCGACGGCAGCGTCATCGGTTACACCGGCTTCCACCCGCACATGCTGGGGTCGACCAACTACGCCTACGTCCGCAGCGAGGGCATCTGGGCGCGCGACATCCAGGAGAAGAAGCCTTTCACCGACCGGCCGATGGACGAGTTCGCGTCCAGCGGCACCTATTATTTCCGCACCGGCGCGGTGATGCGCGAGTGCTTCGAAGAGACCATGCGCCGCGGGCTGATGGTCAACGGCGAATATTATGTCAGCATGGCCTACAAGCCGCTGCTGGACGCCGGACGCCCGGTCACCGTGTTCCCGGTCGAGCATTTCATGCAGTGGGGCACGCCCCAGGATCTGCAGGAATACCGGTGGTTCTCCGACGCCTTCCGCCGCCAGGGCACGCCGGAGGCCGCGATCGCCCCCCGCCACGCCGGCACGGTCATGGTGCCGATGGCCGGGGCCGGTTCCCGCTTCGCGGCCCGCGGCTACACGCTGCCGAAGCCGCTGGTGCCGGTGTCCGGACGGCCGATGGTCGAACAGGCCGTGCGCGACCTGCCGGACGCCGACCGGCGGCTGTTCGTCCTGCGCCGCGACATGCCCGGCGCCGAGGCCTGCGCCGACGCCCTGCGGTCGGCCTTCGGCAACGCGGAGATCACCATGATCGACGCGCTGACCGACGGGCAGGCGCGCACCTGCCTGCTGGGGCTGGACGGCGTCGACCTCGACCGGCCGCTGACCATCGGCGCCTGCGACAACGGCGTTCTCTATGACGCGGCGGCCTTCTCCGCCCTGATGGACGATCCGGAGACCGACGTGATCGTGTGGGGAGCCTGCGGCTATCCAGGCGCCTTGCGGGCGCCACAAATGTACGGCTGGATCGACGCCGGGGACGGCCGGGTCCGCAATGTCTCGGTCAAGGTGCCGCTGGACGACCCGTCCCGCGACCCGGTGATCGTCGGCACCTTCACCTTCAAGCGGGCCGGCGACTTCAAGCGGGCGGCGGAGCGCATGATCGCCGCCGACCGCCGGGTCAACGGCGAGTTCTACGTGGACAGCTGCATCAACGATGCGGTCGAGATGGGCCTGTCCGTGCGCCTGCTGGAGGTCCACTCCTACCTGTGCTGGGGCACGCCCGACGACCTGGAAACCTACGCCTACTGGCAGTCCGCCTTCCACAAGTGGGCCAACCATCCCTACCGGCTGGAAGCGGACCCGGACGTCGCCGATGCCGGAGTCTCCGGCCAGCCGGCCTCCGCGTAACCGGGAAAGGGGTGGCGTTCATGTCGTTGCAGCGTCAGGCCAGCCGCTTCCTGGTGGTCGGATCGACCACCGTGGCGATCGACATGGCGGTCTACACCCTGCTGCTGTGGCTGGGGGCGGCGGTGATGCCGGCCAAGGCGACCGGCTTCGTCGCCGGCACGGTCTTCGCCTATTTCGCCAACCGCATGTGGACGTTCGGCGGCGCCAGGGGCGGGGTCCAGACGGTGCTCCGCTTCCTCGGGGTGTATCTGCTGGCTCTCGTCATCAACGTCGCGCTCAACAACGGCGTGATCCTGCTGGCGGGCACCGGCCCCTGGTCCATGGCGGCGGCCTTCCTGGTCGCCACCGGCGCGTCGGCCTGCTTCAACTTCGTCGGCATGCGCCACTTCGCATTTTCGGGGGAACGTCCGTGAGCACCTATTCCCTGGTCATTCCCTGCTACAACGAGGCGCGGAACCTCCCCCTGCTGCTGGCCCGTGCCGGCGAGGCCTTCACCCGCCCGGACATCGAACTGGTGCTGGTGGACAACGGCTCCACCGACGATTCCCCGGCGGTTCTGCAGGAGCTTCTGTCCCGCTACCCCTTCGCCCGCAGCGTGCGGGTGGAG
This genomic window from Azospirillum baldaniorum contains:
- a CDS encoding class II aldolase/adducin family protein; the encoded protein is MERPQDTEDFHRAARSLLEASARVGSNPLYVQGAGGNTSLKMGDVLRVKASGTRLADALVSDVFVDVSLSRVRQGVRDGAADPVAGAALGAGGLRPSIETTLHALMPHPVVFHVHCVNTLAWAVQPAAAAALVARLDGLAWAMVPYCKPGLDLTRAVAAAVAERPADAPADVVILANHGLIVGGADCAAVEALLDEVAGRLRVAPRPAGNPDRARLEEIAAGSGYRPTRRDEAHGLALSPAAVRIAASGSLYPDHVVFLGPGVAVAEDRAALDRVVSASGALPFRPVVLVPGAGVLVPEGLGEAGEEMVAALAMVVARIPDGAGVSCLSAADEQALLNWDAEKYRQSLQTSQTLQPR
- a CDS encoding GtrA family protein; protein product: MSLQRQASRFLVVGSTTVAIDMAVYTLLLWLGAAVMPAKATGFVAGTVFAYFANRMWTFGGARGGVQTVLRFLGVYLLALVINVALNNGVILLAGTGPWSMAAAFLVATGASACFNFVGMRHFAFSGERP
- a CDS encoding NTP transferase domain-containing protein; this translates as MQIVIPMSGFGERFRRAGYTVPKPLIEVDGKPIIEHVVGLFPGATSVFFIVNRDHLDEPAYRLRETLERIAPSGRILPIDPHKLGPINAVLQVADAIDMDAPTIVNYCDFTCLWDFDAFQAHARETGCDGSVIGYTGFHPHMLGSTNYAYVRSEGIWARDIQEKKPFTDRPMDEFASSGTYYFRTGAVMRECFEETMRRGLMVNGEYYVSMAYKPLLDAGRPVTVFPVEHFMQWGTPQDLQEYRWFSDAFRRQGTPEAAIAPRHAGTVMVPMAGAGSRFAARGYTLPKPLVPVSGRPMVEQAVRDLPDADRRLFVLRRDMPGAEACADALRSAFGNAEITMIDALTDGQARTCLLGLDGVDLDRPLTIGACDNGVLYDAAAFSALMDDPETDVIVWGACGYPGALRAPQMYGWIDAGDGRVRNVSVKVPLDDPSRDPVIVGTFTFKRAGDFKRAAERMIAADRRVNGEFYVDSCINDAVEMGLSVRLLEVHSYLCWGTPDDLETYAYWQSAFHKWANHPYRLEADPDVADAGVSGQPASA